From Puntigrus tetrazona isolate hp1 chromosome 8, ASM1883169v1, whole genome shotgun sequence, the proteins below share one genomic window:
- the rnf34a gene encoding E3 ubiquitin-protein ligase RNF34a isoform X1 codes for MKAGASSMWASCCGLLNEVMGTGAVRGQQPGFGAGAGPFRFAPTAGYSTYPTANASNTSLVCQACRQAFSVFRRRHICSDCKKSFCSLCSVLQENLRRCTTCHLLKGTAFQRPQLMRLRVKDLRQYLTLRNINTDTCREKEDLVDLVLCHQGAESEDDPDTPSLQSRPLYSPPPSIEEPTSPLSALSPTQGEPISRSNSSESTNQDIEDSTSVSLLNLDQTEHTPEVSPQTRRRARASLSDLSSLDDVEQLTVRQLKEILARNFVSFSGCCEKWELVERVRRLYRESEDNRKSMENVSNPITAVVAYPPPICNGGIGDGCKTQLANDDNLCRICMDAIIDCVLLECGHMVTCTKCGKRMSECPICRQYVIRAVHVFKS; via the exons ATGAAG GCGGGGGCCTCGTCCATGTGGGCATCATGCTGTGGTCTGCTGAATGAGGTGATGGGTACCGGGGCCGTGAGAGGGCAGCAGCCAGGTTTTGGGGCAGGTGCGGGGCCGTTTCGTTTCGCTCCCACTGCAGGATACTCCACATACCCAACCGCCAACGCCAGCAACACCAGTCTGGTGTGTCAAGCCTGTCGGCAAGCCTTCTCTGTCTTTAGGAGGAGG CACATCTGTTCTGACTGTAAGAAGAGCTTTTGTTCGCTGTGCTCGGTACTTCAGGAAAACCTGCGCAGATGCACGACCTGTCACCTGCTGAAGGGCACTGCATTCCAGCGTCCCCAGCTCATGCGTCTGCGTGTTAAAGACTTGCGGCAGTACCTCACGTTACGCAACATTAACACTGATACCTGCAG GGAGAAGGAGGATCTTGTGGACTTGGTGCTTTGCCATCAAGGGGCAGAGAGCGAGGACGATCCAGACACACCCTCTCTGCAGTCCCGCCCCCTCTATAGCCCACCGCCTTCAATTGAAGAGCCCACTTCCCCTCTCTCAGCGCTCTCTCCAACTCAAGGAGAGCCAATCAGTAGGAGCAACAGCTCAGAGTCCACCAATCAG GACATCGAGGACTCCACTTCAGTGTCACTCCTTAACCTCGACCAGACAGAACACACGCCTGAG GTCAGTCCTCAGACGCGGCGGCGGGCTAGAGCTTCTCTGTCAGACCTGTCGTCTCTTGATGATGTGGAGCAGCTGACCGTACGGCAGCTGAAGGAGATCCTGGCGAGGAACTTCGTGAGCTTCTCGGGCTGCTGTGAGAAGTGGGAGCTGGTGGAGCGCGTCAGGAGGCTTTACCGGGAGAGCGAGGACAATCGCAAATCTA TGGAAAATGTGAGCAACCCCATTACTGCAG TGGTAGCTTATCCCCCTCCAATCTGCAATGGTGGAATCGGAG atgGTTGCAAAACCCAGTTAGCAAATGACGACAACCTGTGTCGCATCTGTATGGACGCAATAATAGACTGCGTGCTGCTGGAGTGCGGTCACATGGTCACCTGCACTAAGTGCGGGAAGCGCATGAGTGAATGTCCTATCTGCAGACAGTACGTTATCAGGGCTGTGCATGTTTTCAAGTCTTAA
- the rnf34a gene encoding E3 ubiquitin-protein ligase RNF34a isoform X2 gives MKAGASSMWASCCGLLNEVMGTGAVRGQQPGFGAGAGPFRFAPTAGYSTYPTANASNTSLVCQACRQAFSVFRRRHICSDCKKSFCSLCSVLQENLRRCTTCHLLKGTAFQRPQLMRLRVKDLRQYLTLRNINTDTCREKEDLVDLVLCHQGAESEDDPDTPSLQSRPLYSPPPSIEEPTSPLSALSPTQGEPISRSNSSESTNQDIEDSTSVSLLNLDQTEHTPEVSPQTRRRARASLSDLSSLDDVEQLTVRQLKEILARNFVSFSGCCEKWELVERVRRLYRESEDNRKSMENVSNPITADGCKTQLANDDNLCRICMDAIIDCVLLECGHMVTCTKCGKRMSECPICRQYVIRAVHVFKS, from the exons ATGAAG GCGGGGGCCTCGTCCATGTGGGCATCATGCTGTGGTCTGCTGAATGAGGTGATGGGTACCGGGGCCGTGAGAGGGCAGCAGCCAGGTTTTGGGGCAGGTGCGGGGCCGTTTCGTTTCGCTCCCACTGCAGGATACTCCACATACCCAACCGCCAACGCCAGCAACACCAGTCTGGTGTGTCAAGCCTGTCGGCAAGCCTTCTCTGTCTTTAGGAGGAGG CACATCTGTTCTGACTGTAAGAAGAGCTTTTGTTCGCTGTGCTCGGTACTTCAGGAAAACCTGCGCAGATGCACGACCTGTCACCTGCTGAAGGGCACTGCATTCCAGCGTCCCCAGCTCATGCGTCTGCGTGTTAAAGACTTGCGGCAGTACCTCACGTTACGCAACATTAACACTGATACCTGCAG GGAGAAGGAGGATCTTGTGGACTTGGTGCTTTGCCATCAAGGGGCAGAGAGCGAGGACGATCCAGACACACCCTCTCTGCAGTCCCGCCCCCTCTATAGCCCACCGCCTTCAATTGAAGAGCCCACTTCCCCTCTCTCAGCGCTCTCTCCAACTCAAGGAGAGCCAATCAGTAGGAGCAACAGCTCAGAGTCCACCAATCAG GACATCGAGGACTCCACTTCAGTGTCACTCCTTAACCTCGACCAGACAGAACACACGCCTGAG GTCAGTCCTCAGACGCGGCGGCGGGCTAGAGCTTCTCTGTCAGACCTGTCGTCTCTTGATGATGTGGAGCAGCTGACCGTACGGCAGCTGAAGGAGATCCTGGCGAGGAACTTCGTGAGCTTCTCGGGCTGCTGTGAGAAGTGGGAGCTGGTGGAGCGCGTCAGGAGGCTTTACCGGGAGAGCGAGGACAATCGCAAATCTA TGGAAAATGTGAGCAACCCCATTACTGCAG atgGTTGCAAAACCCAGTTAGCAAATGACGACAACCTGTGTCGCATCTGTATGGACGCAATAATAGACTGCGTGCTGCTGGAGTGCGGTCACATGGTCACCTGCACTAAGTGCGGGAAGCGCATGAGTGAATGTCCTATCTGCAGACAGTACGTTATCAGGGCTGTGCATGTTTTCAAGTCTTAA
- the rnf34a gene encoding E3 ubiquitin-protein ligase RNF34a isoform X3: protein MKAGASSMWASCCGLLNEVMGTGAVRGQQPGFGAGAGPFRFAPTAGYSTYPTANASNTSLVCQACRQAFSVFRRRHICSDCKKSFCSLCSVLQENLRRCTTCHLLKGTAFQRPQLMRLRVKDLRQYLTLRNINTDTCREKEDLVDLVLCHQGAESEDDPDTPSLQSRPLYSPPPSIEEPTSPLSALSPTQGEPISRSNSSESTNQDIEDSTSVSLLNLDQTEHTPEVSPQTRRRARASLSDLSSLDDVEQLTVRQLKEILARNFVSFSGCCEKWELVERVRRLYRESEDNRKSNGCKTQLANDDNLCRICMDAIIDCVLLECGHMVTCTKCGKRMSECPICRQYVIRAVHVFKS from the exons ATGAAG GCGGGGGCCTCGTCCATGTGGGCATCATGCTGTGGTCTGCTGAATGAGGTGATGGGTACCGGGGCCGTGAGAGGGCAGCAGCCAGGTTTTGGGGCAGGTGCGGGGCCGTTTCGTTTCGCTCCCACTGCAGGATACTCCACATACCCAACCGCCAACGCCAGCAACACCAGTCTGGTGTGTCAAGCCTGTCGGCAAGCCTTCTCTGTCTTTAGGAGGAGG CACATCTGTTCTGACTGTAAGAAGAGCTTTTGTTCGCTGTGCTCGGTACTTCAGGAAAACCTGCGCAGATGCACGACCTGTCACCTGCTGAAGGGCACTGCATTCCAGCGTCCCCAGCTCATGCGTCTGCGTGTTAAAGACTTGCGGCAGTACCTCACGTTACGCAACATTAACACTGATACCTGCAG GGAGAAGGAGGATCTTGTGGACTTGGTGCTTTGCCATCAAGGGGCAGAGAGCGAGGACGATCCAGACACACCCTCTCTGCAGTCCCGCCCCCTCTATAGCCCACCGCCTTCAATTGAAGAGCCCACTTCCCCTCTCTCAGCGCTCTCTCCAACTCAAGGAGAGCCAATCAGTAGGAGCAACAGCTCAGAGTCCACCAATCAG GACATCGAGGACTCCACTTCAGTGTCACTCCTTAACCTCGACCAGACAGAACACACGCCTGAG GTCAGTCCTCAGACGCGGCGGCGGGCTAGAGCTTCTCTGTCAGACCTGTCGTCTCTTGATGATGTGGAGCAGCTGACCGTACGGCAGCTGAAGGAGATCCTGGCGAGGAACTTCGTGAGCTTCTCGGGCTGCTGTGAGAAGTGGGAGCTGGTGGAGCGCGTCAGGAGGCTTTACCGGGAGAGCGAGGACAATCGCAAATCTA atgGTTGCAAAACCCAGTTAGCAAATGACGACAACCTGTGTCGCATCTGTATGGACGCAATAATAGACTGCGTGCTGCTGGAGTGCGGTCACATGGTCACCTGCACTAAGTGCGGGAAGCGCATGAGTGAATGTCCTATCTGCAGACAGTACGTTATCAGGGCTGTGCATGTTTTCAAGTCTTAA